One part of the Paraburkholderia flagellata genome encodes these proteins:
- a CDS encoding bifunctional enoyl-CoA hydratase/phosphate acetyltransferase, whose protein sequence is MTSSPDKYSILLARCGGLAPVPTAVAHPCDVSSLTGALDAANLGLIVPILVGPEAKIHAVAEEADLRLDGITIIDAPHSHASAELAVRAVREGEAELLMKGSLHSDELLHEVALGANGLRTERRLSHVFAMDVPSYHKPLFITDAAVNIFPKLADKADIVRNAIELVQALGIGLPKVAILSAVETVSEKIPSTIDAAALCKMADRGQITGALLDGPLAFDNAINAEAARIKGITSPVAGDPDILLVPDLEAGNMLAKQLTFLAGAGAAGIVLGARVPIVLTSRADSVRSRIGSCAIAVLLAHARRARKTTEIL, encoded by the coding sequence ATGACGTCATCGCCCGACAAGTATTCGATTCTGCTCGCCCGTTGCGGCGGCCTCGCGCCCGTGCCCACCGCCGTGGCGCATCCCTGTGACGTGTCCTCGCTCACGGGCGCGCTCGACGCCGCCAACCTCGGCTTGATCGTGCCGATCCTGGTTGGCCCCGAAGCGAAGATCCACGCGGTGGCCGAGGAAGCCGACCTGCGCCTCGACGGCATCACCATCATCGACGCGCCGCACAGCCACGCCTCCGCGGAGCTCGCGGTGCGCGCCGTGCGCGAAGGCGAGGCCGAACTGCTCATGAAGGGCAGCCTGCACAGCGACGAACTGCTTCACGAAGTCGCGCTCGGCGCGAACGGTCTGCGCACCGAGCGCCGCCTCTCGCACGTGTTCGCGATGGACGTGCCGTCGTACCACAAGCCGCTCTTCATCACGGACGCGGCCGTCAACATCTTCCCGAAGCTCGCCGACAAGGCCGACATCGTGCGCAACGCGATCGAGCTCGTGCAGGCGCTGGGCATCGGCTTGCCCAAGGTCGCCATTCTCAGCGCTGTGGAAACCGTGTCGGAAAAAATACCTTCCACCATCGACGCCGCCGCGCTCTGCAAGATGGCCGACCGCGGCCAGATCACGGGCGCCCTGCTCGACGGCCCGCTCGCCTTCGACAACGCGATCAACGCAGAAGCCGCGCGCATCAAGGGCATCACCTCGCCCGTGGCCGGCGACCCCGACATCCTGCTCGTGCCCGACCTCGAAGCGGGCAACATGCTGGCCAAGCAACTCACCTTCCTCGCCGGCGCGGGGGCGGCCGGCATCGTCCTCGGCGCGCGCGTGCCGATCGTCCTCACGAGCCGCGCCGACAGCGTGCGATCGCGCATCGGCAGTTGCGCGATCGCTGTGCTGCTCGCGCACGCACGGCGCGCGCGCAAAACAACGGAGATCCTGTGA
- a CDS encoding MBL fold metallo-hydrolase, whose amino-acid sequence MSAASALPESIRVFERGWLSSNNVLLVDEARAALVDTGYATHAEQTLALVRNALGPRVLDLIVNTHLHSDHCGGNARLQAHWPCATLIPDASAAIVRDWDEARLSFLATGQTCERFAFTGTLAAGERLTLGGFEWEVIGAPGHDPDSVMLYAAEPRLLISADALWEHGFGVIFPELDGESGFAEQQAVLEAIAKLDVRTVIPGHGKPFANVEAALERAFSRLAWLRADPARNAKNALKVLIVFKLLELRAMTFGSLVAMLDSAASLRAAAQQLAPRSAWPALLRELAGDLAKSGALVVNGERLEAPAAAL is encoded by the coding sequence ATGAGTGCAGCGAGCGCACTCCCTGAATCGATCCGCGTATTCGAGCGCGGCTGGCTCTCGTCGAACAACGTGCTGCTCGTCGACGAGGCGCGCGCCGCACTCGTCGATACCGGCTACGCCACGCACGCCGAGCAAACCCTGGCGCTCGTGCGCAACGCGCTGGGCCCGCGAGTGCTCGACCTGATCGTCAACACGCACCTGCATTCGGACCATTGCGGCGGCAACGCGCGGCTGCAGGCGCACTGGCCCTGCGCGACGCTGATCCCTGACGCGAGCGCGGCGATCGTGCGCGACTGGGACGAGGCGCGTTTGAGCTTTCTCGCCACCGGGCAGACCTGCGAGCGATTCGCGTTCACAGGCACGCTCGCGGCGGGCGAACGGCTCACGCTAGGCGGCTTCGAATGGGAGGTGATCGGGGCGCCGGGGCACGACCCTGACTCGGTGATGCTCTATGCTGCCGAGCCGCGCCTGCTCATCAGCGCTGATGCGCTTTGGGAGCACGGCTTCGGCGTGATTTTTCCCGAGCTCGACGGCGAAAGCGGCTTCGCCGAGCAGCAAGCGGTGCTGGAAGCCATTGCGAAGCTCGACGTGCGCACGGTCATTCCCGGCCACGGCAAGCCGTTCGCTAACGTCGAGGCAGCGCTGGAGCGGGCGTTTTCGCGCCTCGCGTGGCTGCGCGCCGACCCCGCGCGCAACGCGAAGAACGCGCTCAAGGTGCTCATCGTGTTCAAGCTGCTGGAATTGCGCGCGATGACTTTCGGCTCGCTCGTGGCGATGCTCGACAGCGCCGCATCACTGCGCGCCGCTGCGCAGCAGCTCGCCCCGCGTAGCGCGTGGCCGGCGCTGCTGCGCGAACTGGCTGGGGACTTGGCGAAGAGCGGCGCGCTGGTCGTGAACGGCGAACGCCTTGAAGCCCCGGCGGCTGCGCTCTAG
- a CDS encoding acetate/propionate family kinase → MSSVQAQPADQGHVVLVVNAGSSSIKCSVYRVIEDERVEGGARALHGAGGQIEGIGVAPRVVAHMADGRLIVDEKFPVAQVADHDAAFRLLRLVLAVGLRDTPPAAIGHRVVHGGARYADAVLINDEVIEELDALTPLAPLHQPHNLAAIRAVRQAAPELPQVACFDTAFHAGNDILAQLFALPYSYYGEGVRRYGFHGLSYEYIAKHLHQVAPDIARGRVVVAHLGNGASLCAMKDGKSVETTMGLTALDGLPMGTRCGALDAGAVLWMMARGMDYHAIEKALYQESGLKGLSGLSSDMRELLASGSDRAKLAIDFYTYRIAQEVGKLAVVLGGLDGLVFTAGIGEHAAPIRAQVCERLAPVFGTVLDAQVNEVGSSQGNERVSARESRVPVFAMRTDEEGMIALHTARLLRAALKR, encoded by the coding sequence GTGAGCAGCGTCCAAGCCCAGCCGGCCGATCAAGGCCATGTCGTGCTCGTCGTAAACGCTGGTTCGTCGAGCATCAAGTGTTCGGTGTATCGCGTGATCGAAGACGAACGCGTGGAAGGCGGTGCGCGCGCGCTGCATGGCGCGGGCGGACAGATCGAGGGCATCGGCGTCGCGCCGCGCGTGGTCGCGCATATGGCCGACGGCCGCCTGATCGTCGACGAGAAGTTTCCCGTCGCCCAGGTCGCCGATCACGACGCCGCGTTTCGCCTCTTGCGCCTCGTGCTCGCCGTGGGCCTGCGCGACACGCCGCCCGCCGCGATCGGTCACCGCGTGGTGCACGGCGGCGCGCGCTACGCCGACGCCGTGCTCATCAACGACGAAGTGATAGAGGAGCTGGACGCGCTTACGCCGCTCGCGCCGCTGCATCAGCCGCACAATCTCGCCGCGATTCGCGCGGTGCGTCAGGCCGCGCCCGAACTGCCACAGGTCGCGTGCTTCGACACCGCGTTCCACGCGGGCAACGACATCCTCGCGCAGCTCTTCGCGCTGCCCTACAGCTATTACGGCGAGGGCGTGCGGCGCTATGGCTTTCACGGCCTCTCGTACGAATACATCGCCAAGCACCTGCATCAGGTCGCGCCGGACATCGCGCGCGGCCGCGTCGTCGTCGCGCACCTGGGCAACGGCGCGAGCCTGTGCGCGATGAAGGACGGCAAAAGCGTGGAGACGACCATGGGCCTCACCGCGCTCGACGGCCTGCCCATGGGCACGCGCTGCGGCGCGCTCGACGCGGGCGCCGTGCTCTGGATGATGGCGAGAGGCATGGATTACCACGCCATCGAGAAGGCGCTGTATCAGGAGTCCGGCCTGAAGGGCCTGTCGGGACTGAGCAGCGATATGCGCGAGCTGCTCGCAAGCGGCAGCGACCGGGCGAAACTCGCGATCGACTTCTATACGTATCGCATCGCGCAGGAGGTGGGCAAGCTCGCGGTGGTGCTGGGCGGACTCGACGGCCTCGTGTTCACGGCAGGCATCGGCGAGCATGCCGCGCCCATTCGCGCGCAGGTGTGCGAGCGGCTCGCGCCGGTCTTCGGCACCGTGCTCGACGCGCAAGTCAACGAGGTGGGCAGCAGTCAGGGCAATGAACGGGTGAGCGCGCGCGAAAGCCGCGTGCCGGTATTCGCGATGCGCACCGACGAAGAAGGCATGATCGCGCTCCATACGGCGCGGTTGTTGCGGGCGGCGCTCAAGCGCTGA
- a CDS encoding YbaK/EbsC family protein has product MTQTLDNLDALPDSARRVALMLRERGHAKPVVMLPETGKTSAEAAAGLGCEVAQIAKSILFRRREDDAPVLVIASGANRVDEKKVAAHVGDIGRADAKFVREKTGYAIGGVCPIGHATTPVTLIDADLFELESLWAAAGHPHAVFNLSPQELEALTGAPVVDVALRDA; this is encoded by the coding sequence ATGACGCAAACTCTCGACAACCTCGACGCCCTGCCCGACTCCGCGCGCCGTGTCGCCCTGATGCTGCGCGAGCGCGGCCACGCCAAGCCGGTCGTGATGCTGCCGGAAACCGGCAAGACTTCCGCCGAAGCCGCCGCGGGCCTTGGCTGCGAAGTCGCGCAGATCGCCAAGTCGATCCTGTTCCGCCGCCGCGAAGACGATGCGCCCGTGCTCGTGATCGCGAGCGGCGCTAATCGCGTGGACGAAAAGAAAGTGGCTGCACACGTGGGCGACATCGGCCGCGCCGACGCGAAGTTCGTGCGCGAGAAAACCGGCTACGCCATTGGCGGCGTGTGCCCGATCGGCCACGCCACGACGCCCGTCACGCTGATCGACGCCGATCTGTTCGAACTCGAAAGCCTGTGGGCTGCCGCAGGCCACCCGCATGCGGTGTTCAACCTCTCGCCTCAGGAACTGGAAGCGCTGACCGGCGCGCCCGTGGTGGACGTCGCGCTGCGCGACGCCTGA
- the fabI gene encoding enoyl-ACP reductase FabI, translating to MHTPPERPLAGMRALVTGIANADSIAYGCARAFADLGAQLAITYLNDKARHYVEPLANELGAQLLLPLNVEEDGQLDAVFDAVRDTWGALDIVLHSIAYAPKEDLQGGLLDSSAQGFAYAMDVSCHSFIRMAKRAAPLMPHGGTLFAMSYDGANRVVPNYNLMGPVKAALEASCRYLAFELGPLGIRVHAISPGPLKTRAASGLPDFDRMLAEAVDRAPLGELVDIMDVGYATAYLATRYARRMSGNTVYIDGGAHIMA from the coding sequence ATGCATACCCCTCCCGAACGGCCGCTTGCCGGCATGCGCGCGCTCGTCACCGGCATCGCGAACGCAGATTCAATCGCGTACGGCTGCGCGCGCGCGTTCGCCGATCTCGGCGCGCAACTCGCCATCACCTATCTCAACGACAAGGCCCGCCACTACGTCGAGCCGCTCGCCAACGAACTGGGCGCGCAATTGCTGTTGCCGTTGAACGTCGAGGAAGACGGGCAACTGGATGCCGTGTTCGATGCCGTGCGCGACACGTGGGGCGCGCTCGACATCGTGCTGCACTCCATCGCCTATGCGCCGAAGGAAGATCTGCAGGGCGGCCTGCTCGATTCGTCGGCGCAGGGCTTCGCCTATGCGATGGACGTGTCGTGCCACTCGTTCATCCGCATGGCGAAACGCGCCGCGCCGCTCATGCCGCACGGCGGCACGCTATTCGCAATGAGCTATGACGGCGCGAACCGCGTCGTGCCCAATTACAACCTCATGGGCCCGGTGAAGGCGGCGCTCGAAGCGTCGTGCCGCTATCTTGCGTTTGAGCTCGGGCCGCTTGGCATTCGCGTGCATGCCATCTCGCCGGGACCGCTCAAGACGCGCGCGGCCTCGGGCCTGCCCGACTTCGACCGGATGCTCGCGGAGGCCGTGGACCGCGCACCCCTTGGCGAACTCGTCGACATCATGGACGTGGGTTACGCAACCGCGTATCTGGCCACGCGCTACGCGCGCCGCATGAGCGGCAACACCGTGTACATCGACGGCGGCGCGCACATCATGGCGTAA
- a CDS encoding DUF3141 domain-containing protein codes for MAVPTSSPQLSSPFSFLPTLASGASFWPFAPFWPLAGASDEESSPRTPLTVAASAVSSVVSRAIESAHATPPAAQPLYDYLYDAWQRSVLFLDVLRERGNETYVHEQAGMPPVLAFDYEVIVDGRELDDPCNYALLRIKPEEGAPTDPRMRPFVVIDPRAGHGPGIAGFKMDSEVGIALRKGHPCYFVTFFPVPCETQTIQSVAQAEAVFVQRVRELHPDADGLPFIIGNCQGGWAAALLAASAPALVGPLMLAGSPLSYWAGVRGKNPMRYSGGMLGGSWMSSLAADLGDGRFDGAYLVQNFEYLNPANTYWGKLYNLYSRVDSERERFLEFERWWGGHFQLNRAEIDWIVQNLFVGNHLTRNEVFAKNARSPVDLRNIRTPIIVLASWGDNITPPQQALNWIPDLYASVDEIVANEQVIVYCLHDKVGHLGIFVSASVANKEHTELFSALDLIDVLPPGLYEAKITDSTPEAGRLEALEGRYEIRFERRTIDDILALDDGRDDEQPFEVVRRFAEHNQRLYDLFVSPFVRASSNAFTAHALRESHPSRVERSVMSDANPALGVLPAVAEAVRGHRRPVAPDNPFTLLEKQASATIEASWDAYRDARDTWIESTFYNVYTAPWVQAWVGVAPNEPLEPIAPPLMALRKELAQYRLRAARAHLTKGTLVDAFMRIAAYIVDEMHTVQYRPFQRMRELAREYLGDRQPSIAELKEAARRQGAIVQLDPQAAIEALPEIVPDMKLRRALLAAVYRIATVSGPLEGEQRERYRHIQRALGVEPGSEKSGLPPLDDGGSSSDGGGVSGAGGGAAGGGTEQGVKASADVQAAQPEAPAAPAKASRAKAAAASESAAPTKHMRAARAGVKVKAAEPAEANKTPAAAKTAARRSRAASTPTATRAAGTTATRRRATRSAGE; via the coding sequence GTGGCAGTTCCCACCTCCTCGCCGCAGCTTTCGTCGCCGTTTTCCTTTTTGCCCACGCTCGCATCGGGCGCGTCTTTCTGGCCCTTTGCGCCTTTCTGGCCCCTCGCGGGCGCGTCCGACGAGGAGTCATCGCCCCGCACGCCGCTGACCGTGGCGGCTTCGGCTGTGTCTTCGGTTGTGAGCCGGGCGATCGAATCGGCGCACGCCACGCCTCCCGCCGCGCAGCCGCTCTACGACTACCTCTACGACGCCTGGCAGCGCAGCGTGCTGTTCCTCGACGTCCTGCGCGAGCGCGGTAACGAGACCTATGTGCACGAGCAGGCCGGCATGCCGCCGGTGCTCGCGTTCGACTACGAAGTGATCGTCGATGGCCGCGAACTCGACGATCCCTGCAATTACGCACTCCTGCGCATCAAACCCGAAGAGGGCGCGCCGACTGACCCGCGCATGCGCCCGTTCGTCGTGATCGATCCGCGTGCGGGCCACGGCCCGGGTATTGCCGGGTTCAAGATGGACAGCGAAGTCGGCATCGCGCTGCGCAAGGGTCACCCGTGCTACTTCGTGACCTTCTTCCCGGTGCCGTGCGAAACGCAGACGATCCAGTCCGTCGCGCAGGCTGAAGCGGTGTTCGTGCAACGCGTGCGCGAACTGCATCCCGACGCGGACGGCCTGCCGTTCATCATCGGCAACTGCCAGGGCGGCTGGGCCGCAGCGCTGCTCGCGGCTTCCGCGCCCGCGCTGGTCGGCCCGCTCATGCTCGCGGGCTCGCCGCTGTCGTACTGGGCCGGCGTGCGCGGCAAGAACCCGATGCGCTATTCGGGCGGCATGCTGGGCGGCTCGTGGATGTCCTCGCTCGCCGCGGACCTGGGCGACGGCCGCTTCGACGGCGCGTACCTCGTGCAGAACTTCGAGTACCTGAATCCGGCCAACACGTACTGGGGCAAGCTCTACAACCTCTATTCACGAGTCGATTCCGAGCGCGAGCGCTTCCTCGAATTCGAGCGTTGGTGGGGCGGCCATTTCCAGTTGAACCGCGCCGAGATCGACTGGATCGTGCAGAACCTCTTCGTGGGCAATCACCTCACGCGCAACGAGGTGTTCGCGAAAAACGCGCGCTCGCCGGTGGACCTGCGCAACATCCGCACCCCGATCATCGTGCTCGCCTCCTGGGGCGACAACATCACGCCGCCGCAGCAGGCGCTCAACTGGATTCCAGACCTGTACGCGAGCGTCGACGAGATCGTCGCCAACGAGCAGGTGATCGTGTACTGCCTGCACGACAAGGTGGGGCACCTCGGCATCTTCGTTTCGGCGAGCGTGGCGAATAAGGAGCACACCGAACTATTCTCGGCGCTCGACCTGATCGATGTGCTGCCGCCGGGCCTTTACGAAGCGAAGATCACCGACTCGACGCCGGAAGCCGGGCGTCTCGAAGCGCTCGAAGGGCGCTACGAGATCCGCTTCGAGCGCCGCACCATCGACGACATTCTCGCGCTCGACGACGGCCGCGACGACGAGCAGCCCTTCGAGGTGGTGCGCCGTTTTGCGGAGCACAACCAGCGTCTCTACGACCTGTTCGTCTCGCCGTTCGTGCGTGCGTCGAGCAATGCGTTCACGGCGCACGCGCTGCGCGAGTCGCACCCGTCGCGCGTGGAGCGCAGCGTGATGAGCGACGCGAACCCGGCGCTGGGCGTGCTGCCCGCCGTGGCGGAAGCGGTGCGCGGGCACCGCCGGCCGGTCGCACCCGACAATCCGTTCACGCTGCTGGAAAAGCAGGCTTCGGCCACCATCGAGGCTTCGTGGGACGCGTACCGCGATGCGCGCGACACCTGGATCGAAAGCACGTTCTACAACGTCTACACCGCGCCGTGGGTGCAGGCCTGGGTCGGCGTGGCGCCGAACGAGCCGCTCGAGCCCATCGCGCCGCCGCTCATGGCGCTGCGCAAGGAGCTTGCGCAGTACCGCCTGCGCGCAGCGCGCGCGCATCTCACGAAGGGCACGCTCGTCGACGCGTTCATGCGCATTGCCGCGTACATCGTCGACGAAATGCATACCGTGCAGTACCGGCCGTTCCAGCGCATGCGTGAACTCGCGCGCGAGTATCTCGGCGATCGCCAGCCGAGTATCGCCGAACTCAAGGAAGCGGCGCGCCGCCAGGGCGCGATCGTGCAGCTCGACCCGCAAGCGGCGATCGAGGCTTTGCCCGAGATCGTGCCCGACATGAAGTTGCGCCGTGCGCTGCTCGCGGCCGTGTATCGCATCGCGACCGTGTCCGGGCCGCTCGAAGGCGAGCAGCGCGAGCGCTATCGCCACATTCAGCGTGCGCTGGGCGTCGAGCCGGGCAGCGAGAAGTCGGGCTTGCCGCCGCTCGATGACGGCGGGTCGTCGTCTGATGGCGGCGGTGTTTCGGGCGCTGGCGGCGGCGCGGCTGGCGGCGGCACGGAGCAGGGCGTCAAGGCATCCGCCGACGTACAGGCTGCGCAACCCGAAGCCCCGGCGGCTCCCGCGAAGGCGTCCCGCGCGAAGGCGGCCGCAGCGAGCGAAAGCGCCGCACCTACGAAACACATGCGTGCGGCGCGCGCCGGCGTGAAGGTGAAGGCCGCGGAACCGGCCGAAGCGAACAAGACGCCGGCTGCCGCCAAGACGGCGGCGCGCCGCTCGCGCGCGGCGTCTACGCCCACCGCTACGCGGGCCGCGGGCACGACGGCCACGCGCCGGCGCGCGACGCGGAGTGCGGGCGAGTAA
- a CDS encoding MaoC family dehydratase, which produces MNAPARVVTPGETFRSTLQLTPESVKSFGLLVNDLNPLHHDEAYAAQSRFGGLIASGTQPTAHFMALLATHYSQYAQPLGLEFDMKLKRAAHAHDTITFEWRVEQAWWKPSLNGDLVKLAGEAVNQKGELLVVGRATILVMPKPEHAQA; this is translated from the coding sequence ATGAACGCGCCCGCTCGCGTCGTCACGCCCGGCGAGACGTTCCGCTCGACGCTTCAGCTCACGCCCGAGTCGGTGAAATCATTCGGACTGCTCGTGAATGACCTGAACCCGTTGCACCATGACGAAGCCTATGCCGCGCAAAGCCGCTTTGGCGGCCTGATCGCTTCGGGCACGCAACCCACCGCGCATTTCATGGCGCTGCTCGCCACGCACTACTCGCAGTACGCGCAGCCGCTCGGGCTCGAATTCGACATGAAGCTCAAGCGCGCCGCCCACGCGCACGACACGATCACGTTCGAATGGCGCGTCGAGCAAGCGTGGTGGAAACCGAGCCTGAATGGCGATCTCGTGAAGCTCGCGGGCGAGGCCGTGAACCAGAAAGGTGAACTGCTCGTCGTGGGCCGTGCGACGATCCTCGTCATGCCGAAACCCGAGCACGCACAGGCATGA
- a CDS encoding RBBP9/YdeN family alpha/beta hydrolase: MLSCAQMRWPPRLVTVPGLHGSDGAHWQSWLERQFARSLRAEQDDWDAPDLAVWGAALARRLKGERGPFLLAAHSFGCLVAAHALHTGVLGENGTDIAGVLFVAPASPEKFRFAGAFEARQLPVPSILIGSETDPWMPLEGARTLAQQLGSTFVNLGDAGHINTAAGFGPWPRAKYFVDTLVHGAAPGRLRDEAFDQSGPAYA; encoded by the coding sequence ATGCTTTCATGCGCGCAAATGCGTTGGCCGCCGCGCCTCGTCACCGTGCCGGGCCTGCACGGCAGCGACGGCGCTCACTGGCAGAGCTGGCTCGAACGCCAGTTCGCGCGCTCGCTGCGCGCGGAGCAGGACGACTGGGATGCGCCCGACCTCGCGGTCTGGGGCGCGGCGCTCGCGCGGCGGCTGAAGGGCGAGCGTGGGCCGTTCCTGCTGGCCGCGCACAGCTTCGGCTGCCTCGTGGCGGCGCATGCGCTGCATACGGGCGTGCTGGGTGAAAACGGAACCGACATTGCGGGCGTGTTGTTCGTCGCGCCCGCGAGTCCCGAGAAGTTCCGTTTTGCCGGCGCGTTCGAGGCGCGGCAGCTTCCCGTGCCGTCGATCCTCATCGGCAGCGAAACCGATCCGTGGATGCCGCTCGAAGGCGCCCGCACGCTCGCGCAGCAGTTGGGCAGCACGTTCGTGAATCTCGGCGATGCAGGACACATCAACACGGCGGCAGGCTTCGGTCCGTGGCCGCGCGCCAAGTATTTCGTCGATACGCTGGTGCATGGCGCAGCACCGGGGCGGCTGCGCGACGAGGCGTTCGACCAGAGCGGCCCGGCGTACGCCTGA
- a CDS encoding NAD(P)-dependent oxidoreductase, translating to MKIIFWFPQTDASTWLHGLARALPDAELREWQPGDTAPADYAVVWHPPRELFGVPGLRAIFNLGAGVDAILAHERERPGTLPGTAMLVRLEDSGMGRQMSEYVQHTVLRYLRRFDEYALAQARREWHVLAPHPHETFTVGVLGLGVLGAQVAHAVASLGVPVRGFSRSMKTIEGIETFSGELHGEQFDAFLDGVKVLVNLLPATPDTESVLNARTFGKLSRGAYLVNVARGTHLDEQDLLDALANGALAAATLDVFREEPLPPDHLFWREPRITITPHSSALTLREEAISQVADKIGALARGETVSGVVHVGRGY from the coding sequence ATGAAGATCATTTTCTGGTTCCCGCAGACCGACGCCTCCACGTGGCTGCACGGCCTCGCGCGCGCCCTGCCCGACGCCGAGCTGCGCGAGTGGCAGCCCGGCGACACCGCCCCCGCCGATTACGCCGTCGTCTGGCATCCGCCACGCGAGCTTTTCGGCGTGCCGGGCCTTCGCGCCATCTTCAATCTGGGCGCGGGCGTCGACGCGATCCTCGCCCACGAACGCGAGAGGCCGGGCACGCTGCCCGGCACCGCCATGCTCGTGCGGCTCGAAGACTCGGGCATGGGCCGGCAAATGAGCGAGTACGTGCAGCACACCGTGCTGCGCTACCTGCGCCGCTTCGACGAATACGCGCTCGCGCAAGCGCGCCGTGAATGGCACGTGCTGGCGCCGCATCCGCACGAGACCTTCACGGTGGGCGTGCTCGGCCTTGGCGTGCTCGGCGCTCAGGTCGCACACGCAGTCGCCTCGCTCGGCGTGCCGGTGCGCGGCTTTTCGCGCAGCATGAAGACGATCGAGGGTATCGAAACGTTTTCGGGCGAGCTGCATGGCGAGCAGTTCGACGCCTTCCTCGACGGCGTCAAGGTGCTCGTGAACCTGCTGCCCGCCACGCCCGACACCGAAAGCGTGCTCAACGCGCGCACCTTCGGCAAGCTCTCGCGCGGCGCGTATCTCGTGAACGTGGCGCGCGGCACGCATCTGGACGAACAGGACCTGCTCGACGCGCTCGCCAACGGCGCGCTCGCGGCGGCCACGCTCGACGTGTTCCGCGAAGAGCCGCTGCCGCCCGATCACCTCTTCTGGCGCGAGCCGCGCATCACGATCACGCCGCACAGTTCGGCGCTCACATTGCGCGAGGAAGCGATTTCGCAGGTCGCCGACAAGATCGGAGCGCTCGCTCGCGGTGAAACCGTGAGCGGCGTGGTGCATGTCGGACGCGGTTACTGA
- a CDS encoding hydroxymethylglutaryl-CoA lyase, which yields MALPAAVKIVEVGPRDGLQNEKEFVATATKIELINRLSAAGFPNIEAASFVSPKWVPQMADGADVMAGIERRAGAIYSVLTPNLRGFEGALAARADEIVIFGAASEAFSQKNINCSIAESIERFAPVAQAAKEHGVRIRGSVSCALACPYQGEVPVASVVDVVERFAALGCDEIDIADTIGVGTARRVHEVFEAVTKVFARERLSGHFHDTYGQALANIYAALEEGIAIFHASVAGLGGCPYAKGATGNVATEDVLYLMNGLGIHTGVDLNQVVAAGDFISNAIGRANVSRAGKALLAKARSEAACA from the coding sequence ATGGCACTACCCGCCGCAGTGAAGATCGTCGAAGTTGGGCCGCGCGACGGCCTGCAAAACGAGAAAGAATTCGTTGCCACCGCAACGAAGATCGAGCTCATCAACCGGCTATCGGCAGCAGGCTTTCCGAACATCGAAGCCGCTTCGTTCGTCTCGCCCAAGTGGGTCCCGCAGATGGCCGACGGCGCCGACGTCATGGCGGGCATCGAGCGCCGCGCGGGCGCGATCTACTCGGTCCTCACGCCTAATTTGCGCGGCTTCGAAGGCGCGCTCGCCGCGCGTGCGGACGAAATCGTGATCTTCGGCGCCGCGAGCGAGGCGTTCTCGCAGAAGAACATCAACTGCTCGATCGCGGAAAGCATCGAGCGCTTCGCGCCCGTGGCACAAGCCGCGAAGGAGCACGGCGTGCGGATTCGCGGCAGTGTGTCGTGCGCGCTCGCTTGTCCGTATCAGGGCGAAGTGCCGGTCGCTTCGGTCGTCGATGTGGTGGAGCGCTTCGCCGCGCTCGGCTGCGACGAGATCGACATCGCCGACACCATCGGCGTGGGCACGGCCAGGCGCGTGCATGAAGTGTTCGAAGCGGTGACGAAGGTGTTTGCGCGCGAGCGGCTCTCGGGCCACTTCCATGACACCTACGGCCAGGCGCTCGCCAACATCTACGCGGCGCTCGAGGAAGGCATCGCCATTTTCCATGCCTCGGTGGCGGGTCTTGGCGGCTGCCCGTATGCGAAGGGCGCCACGGGCAACGTCGCGACCGAAGACGTGCTGTACCTCATGAACGGCCTTGGCATTCACACCGGCGTCGACCTGAACCAGGTTGTGGCGGCGGGCGACTTCATCTCGAACGCCATCGGCCGGGCGAACGTTTCACGCGCGGGCAAGGCGTTGCTCGCGAAAGCGCGCAGCGAAGCCGCTTGCGCATGA
- a CDS encoding DUF1289 domain-containing protein: MTAIHDSVTPPPSPCINICRMDKRSGLCEGCLRTIDEIASWSTLDDAEKRAVWDSIDTRHAEWIAKRFASQERTQGEKQ; this comes from the coding sequence ATGACCGCGATTCACGACAGCGTCACGCCGCCGCCCTCGCCTTGCATCAACATCTGCCGCATGGATAAGCGCAGCGGCTTGTGCGAAGGGTGCCTGCGCACCATCGACGAAATTGCCAGTTGGTCCACGCTCGACGACGCAGAAAAGCGCGCCGTCTGGGACTCGATCGACACGCGGCACGCCGAATGGATCGCGAAGCGCTTCGCATCACAGGAGCGAACGCAAGGAGAAAAACAATGA